The following coding sequences lie in one Thiohalobacter sp. genomic window:
- a CDS encoding Bax inhibitor-1/YccA family protein — protein MNTQPMFSRAETSALETNKVLRQTYMLLSMTLLFSAGMAGLSMAMNMPPMTYLVSVGIAFLLLWLVLPRTANSGAGLAVVFAFTGLMGFGLGPILSMYLAIPNGGQVVMTALGGTGVIFMALSAYAMTTRRDFSFLGGFLFVGLIVVLVAAIANIFLAIPALSLAISAIAVLIFSGLILFDTSRIINGGETNYIMATVALYLDIYNLFLHLLQLLGAFSGDD, from the coding sequence ATGAACACGCAACCCATGTTTTCCCGCGCGGAAACCTCCGCACTCGAAACCAACAAGGTACTGCGTCAGACCTACATGCTGCTGTCCATGACGCTGCTGTTCAGCGCCGGGATGGCCGGCCTGTCCATGGCCATGAACATGCCACCCATGACCTATCTGGTCTCGGTCGGCATCGCCTTCCTGCTGCTGTGGCTGGTGCTGCCGCGCACGGCCAATTCCGGTGCCGGCCTGGCTGTGGTGTTCGCCTTCACCGGCCTGATGGGCTTTGGGCTGGGGCCGATCCTGAGCATGTACCTGGCCATTCCCAATGGTGGCCAGGTGGTGATGACGGCGCTCGGGGGCACCGGCGTGATCTTCATGGCGCTGTCGGCCTATGCCATGACCACGCGCCGGGACTTCAGCTTCCTGGGCGGCTTCCTGTTCGTGGGGCTGATCGTGGTGCTGGTCGCGGCCATCGCCAACATCTTCCTGGCCATCCCGGCACTGTCGCTGGCCATCTCGGCCATCGCCGTGCTGATCTTCAGTGGCCTGATCCTGTTCGACACCAGCCGCATCATCAACGGTGGCGAGACCAACTACATCATGGCCACCGTGGCCCTGTATCTCGACATCTACAACCTGTTCCTGCACCTGCTGCAGCTGCTCGGCGCCTTCTCCGGCGACGACTGA
- a CDS encoding sulfur reduction protein DsrS, with product MELSAEDALRLNVMLANELHAVRIDESSMTVYGLSPAGETAIRLNPTCRDEQYIRLVKETLSSHVLGSPGGYPVYLKRWTRMGQARDTSLEKLLLLGEPEAVVAVVHAPGLTGEIARRAWWAMPTSDNARRMLAREAVARSEIAPTLAEFLIEFLPFEESHQAMIESVRLVLQPGLIDQDTRDKLWAKGRHKNTYYVGFLHTTPDELPERQPPHPLHKAAAALGEGPQADFLRKLLDVPGQSFLHTAEIVLKKPNNQDVVVELMEAIRNWSAPLAADGPRLQDIDALRAQASGRVGQEPALAAMASAVPELVPVIEAACLVSGVGERLVAPVFARTDAIGSVMRRKLAHITEPIVEAFGVLRGR from the coding sequence ATGGAACTGTCCGCCGAAGATGCGCTGCGCCTCAATGTCATGCTGGCCAATGAGCTGCACGCGGTGCGCATCGACGAATCCTCGATGACCGTGTACGGCCTCTCGCCCGCGGGCGAGACGGCCATCCGCCTCAATCCCACCTGTCGCGACGAACAATACATACGCCTGGTCAAGGAGACCCTGTCCAGTCATGTATTGGGTTCGCCGGGGGGGTATCCGGTGTATCTCAAGCGCTGGACGCGGATGGGGCAGGCGCGCGACACCAGCCTGGAGAAGCTGCTGTTGCTCGGCGAGCCGGAAGCCGTGGTGGCCGTGGTCCATGCCCCGGGACTGACCGGCGAGATCGCGCGCCGAGCCTGGTGGGCCATGCCCACCTCGGACAATGCGCGGCGCATGCTGGCGCGCGAGGCAGTGGCCCGGTCCGAGATTGCGCCCACCCTGGCCGAGTTCCTGATCGAGTTCCTGCCCTTCGAGGAAAGCCATCAGGCGATGATCGAGAGCGTGCGCCTGGTGCTGCAGCCGGGGCTGATCGACCAGGACACGCGCGACAAGCTGTGGGCCAAGGGCCGGCACAAGAACACCTATTATGTCGGCTTCCTGCATACCACGCCGGACGAGTTGCCCGAGCGACAGCCCCCGCATCCGCTGCACAAGGCTGCCGCGGCGCTGGGCGAGGGTCCGCAGGCCGACTTTCTGCGCAAGCTGCTGGACGTGCCGGGGCAGTCCTTCCTGCACACCGCGGAGATCGTGCTGAAGAAGCCCAACAACCAGGATGTCGTGGTCGAGCTGATGGAGGCCATTCGCAACTGGTCGGCACCGCTGGCCGCGGACGGCCCGAGACTGCAGGATATCGACGCCCTGCGGGCGCAGGCGAGCGGCCGGGTCGGCCAGGAGCCGGCGCTCGCCGCCATGGCCTCGGCCGTCCCGGAACTGGTACCGGTGATCGAGGCCGCCTGCCTGGTGTCCGGCGTGGGCGAGCGCCTGGTGGCGCCCGTGTTCGCGCGCACCGATGCCATCGGCAGCGTCATGCGCCGCAAGCTGGCCCACATCACCGAACCGATCGTCGAAGCCTTTGGAGTGCTGCGCGGCCGATGA
- a CDS encoding tetratricopeptide repeat protein — translation MNEDQEVDFASAMAAFEAKHFARAAQMLRPFAEQGNAEAQHRLAIIYQNGLGMARNDELAFKWMKAAAEQGHALAQHGLGFMYLEGECVDKDGAEAARWFRKAADQGLQGSMTTLAMMYEQGNGVEQDLEEAKRLYKLAGFDDVV, via the coding sequence ATGAACGAGGATCAGGAAGTCGATTTTGCCAGCGCCATGGCCGCCTTCGAGGCAAAGCATTTCGCTCGCGCGGCCCAGATGCTGCGGCCGTTTGCCGAGCAGGGCAACGCCGAGGCCCAACATCGGCTGGCGATCATCTACCAGAATGGCCTGGGCATGGCCCGCAACGACGAACTGGCCTTCAAGTGGATGAAGGCCGCGGCCGAGCAGGGGCACGCGCTGGCCCAGCATGGTCTCGGCTTCATGTATCTGGAAGGCGAGTGTGTGGACAAGGACGGCGCCGAGGCGGCCAGGTGGTTCCGCAAGGCCGCCGACCAGGGCCTGCAGGGTTCCATGACCACGCTGGCCATGATGTACGAGCAGGGCAATGGCGTGGAACAGGACCTGGAAGAGGCGAAGCGGCTGTACAAGCTCGCCGGTTTCGACGACGTCGTCTGA
- a CDS encoding anthranilate phosphoribosyltransferase, producing the protein MNAQVDTDALIAMRSCIQKVATGPEYSKDLSFEEARQAMQLILEGKADPVQTAIFFIALRMKRETHEENKGVLQAIMDASNRVTANVAELVDVADPYDGYTRGVPASPFLPAVLAACGVPAVSHGLNEVGPKYGITHYKVLKAAGVDVSRSPEQAAALIENADAGWAYLDQSAYCPALHDLVPLRQRMVKRQVITTVEVLVGPVRGREKTHLYTGFVHKAYPPIYAELARHAGFDSLLLARGVEGGIIPSLQQPARIWYYHDKGGETFYEAQAAEIGIESATRAVPIPDDAPPAPVRGDEIATTIDADAVAAIAADYGLAALRGKRGGTYDSLVYAGTLVLKHLGRHDSLPSAADAVRQALDSGTALAHFEAAT; encoded by the coding sequence ATGAATGCCCAGGTCGACACAGACGCCCTGATCGCGATGCGGAGCTGCATCCAGAAGGTTGCGACCGGCCCCGAATACAGCAAGGACCTCTCCTTCGAGGAGGCCCGCCAGGCCATGCAACTCATCCTGGAAGGCAAGGCCGATCCGGTGCAGACGGCCATCTTCTTCATAGCGCTGCGCATGAAGCGCGAGACGCACGAGGAGAACAAGGGCGTGCTGCAGGCGATCATGGACGCCTCCAACCGCGTCACCGCAAACGTCGCTGAGCTGGTCGACGTGGCCGATCCCTACGATGGCTACACCCGCGGCGTGCCCGCCTCGCCCTTTCTGCCCGCCGTGCTGGCCGCCTGCGGCGTTCCTGCCGTGTCCCACGGCCTGAACGAGGTCGGCCCCAAGTACGGCATCACCCATTACAAGGTGCTCAAGGCCGCCGGCGTGGACGTCAGCCGCAGCCCGGAACAGGCCGCTGCGCTGATCGAAAACGCAGACGCCGGCTGGGCCTACCTGGACCAGAGCGCCTACTGCCCCGCCCTGCACGACCTGGTCCCGCTGCGCCAGCGCATGGTCAAGCGCCAGGTCATTACCACCGTGGAGGTGCTGGTGGGTCCGGTCCGCGGCCGGGAGAAGACGCACCTCTACACCGGCTTCGTGCACAAGGCCTACCCGCCCATCTATGCCGAGCTGGCCCGTCATGCCGGCTTCGACAGCCTGCTGCTGGCGCGCGGCGTCGAGGGCGGCATCATTCCCTCGCTGCAGCAGCCGGCACGCATCTGGTACTACCACGACAAGGGCGGGGAAACCTTCTACGAGGCGCAGGCCGCCGAGATCGGCATCGAGTCCGCCACCCGCGCGGTGCCCATCCCGGACGATGCGCCGCCGGCACCGGTGCGCGGCGACGAGATCGCCACCACCATCGACGCCGATGCGGTCGCGGCCATCGCTGCCGATTACGGCCTGGCCGCCCTCAGGGGCAAGCGAGGCGGGACCTACGACAGTCTGGTTTACGCGGGCACCCTGGTGCTCAAGCACCTCGGACGCCACGACTCCCTGCCGTCAGCGGCGGACGCAGTCCGTCAGGCGCTGGATTCCGGCACCGCGCTGGCGCATTTCGAGGCGGCAACCTGA
- a CDS encoding Alvin_2107 family globule sulfur oxidation protein — protein MNPHQDYYDAVTKMEQAGVDEDYIIGWESGYWLNPEREEQRVTEAYEAGYEKGKAKDPTGFEAWIKK, from the coding sequence ATGAACCCGCATCAGGATTACTACGATGCTGTCACCAAGATGGAACAGGCTGGTGTCGACGAAGACTACATCATCGGATGGGAATCCGGTTACTGGCTGAACCCCGAGCGCGAGGAACAGCGCGTCACCGAGGCATACGAAGCCGGTTACGAAAAGGGCAAGGCAAAGGATCCGACCGGCTTCGAGGCCTGGATCAAGAAGTAA